The Fusibacter sp. A1 DNA segment TAAATAAATCATTGAAGAAGTATAAAAAACATTAGTAATATGGAGGTAAAACAAAATGAATTTATCAAACGTTTCAAAGACAGCTATTATAACAATGACATGTCGTTCTGCACAAACAGAGAACCCTAAGTCAGATTTCAATGATCCAATGTCTGTTCAGAGTCTGAGAAGATTAACTGACTTAGCATCTGAATCAGAAAAGAAAACCATTCAAAAAATTAAAAAGATGTATGGTAAATATTCAAAAAAGGAAGCGCAGTCACTTGTTAAGCGAGTTAGTAGTATAGATCGTATTATAAATGACTATATATTAAATAATCAAGATTGTACTGTCATTAATATTGCGTGTGGTTTTGACACTAGATATTGGAGATTGGACAGAAGAGATTGTACTTATATTGAGCTTGATCTTCCTGAGGTAATCGATCAGAAAAAAGCGTTGTTAGGAGACCAGATAAACTATAAAATGATTTCATCATCAGTTTTAGATTTTGATTGGATAGACGAAGTTACAAAAGAAAGAAATAGTAATTTCGTACTTGTAATGGAAGGCCTACTTATGTACTTTAAAGAGGAAGATGTGAAAAAGCTTCTGGGTGCAATATCTGAAAGATTTTCTAATTCTCTGCTTGTGACAGATGCGTTAGATAAGAAACTTACTGAAGGTCTGTATAAAAAAATTGGTGATTGGTCTTCAAAACTTTTACTTGGTTTTGAATTGGGCTGGAACTTTGGATTTGAGAAGGCTGAAGATATTGAAACTTATGGAAACTATAGCCTTATAGGTGTAGAGGGTAAGCAACCATATGTAATTACAGCATCAATTAAGTAGATTGAAATAACTAATTGAGTAGCTTCCTATTGTGCTTATGCAGTAAAGTTGTAACATCATTTTATAGTTTGATCTCCTTTACATCTTGATATTTCTTTGGGTGTCTTAAAATGTGTGTAGAGGAAAACTTCCCTACATTTTCCCAACAAAGTTATAGATTGATATCAGTTAATACAGAAGTAATAGGAAGAAAACCTACCTTTTTCAGACGTTATAGAAATTATAGCAAGTTATAGAATAGAATCTTTGATTCTGTTCG contains these protein-coding regions:
- a CDS encoding class I SAM-dependent methyltransferase, yielding MNLSNVSKTAIITMTCRSAQTENPKSDFNDPMSVQSLRRLTDLASESEKKTIQKIKKMYGKYSKKEAQSLVKRVSSIDRIINDYILNNQDCTVINIACGFDTRYWRLDRRDCTYIELDLPEVIDQKKALLGDQINYKMISSSVLDFDWIDEVTKERNSNFVLVMEGLLMYFKEEDVKKLLGAISERFSNSLLVTDALDKKLTEGLYKKIGDWSSKLLLGFELGWNFGFEKAEDIETYGNYSLIGVEGKQPYVITASIK